In Torulaspora delbrueckii CBS 1146 chromosome 1, complete genome, one genomic interval encodes:
- the HAP4 gene encoding transcription factor HAP4 (similar to Saccharomyces cerevisiae HAP4 (YKL109W); ancestral locus Anc_2.464), whose protein sequence is MSSAKHLPIQPYPAAIAPSIGAMNHVGTGGARKSSTGLTIRTSRHWVLPPRPKPGRKPNHYDSKRGSKSASPPPPKKIASPISAKKEANKLPIRNLSVPLKTPAQLQQQQQQQQQQQQPVTVKKQTKTALKKEIQHIKVENSKLKQELGQLVGNLQALKKQYTPPLETGTRKRHHLDDSTSAFLKFEDDEEECRMQESVAFPPLLVTNAKMNLTSSMSSCKTIATDDEDILTMSSSTPNSLVSSDLQHSSSLSSASSLNLNHAQHPPLKQSSNDSQLKFLDDYEQMEFYDKYMRMDLNLPSQQVDDSYLVALDSIKEEETDFKFTQTNQDHLSFLGNQSVTVDDQSDNLFFAVKEEPNDDAKLFQEFNDESQPTTTTTTTTNSTLTNFYMPPSLEELMDEQDGGLKNFSNVTNNLANDEINDYRDDFDMLKVEVFDMI, encoded by the coding sequence ATGTCAAGTGCGAAACATTTACCTATACAACCATACCCTGCGGCGATCGCTCCCTCGATTGGCGCAATGAATCACGTTGGTACCGGTGGGGCTAGAAAAAGTTCTACTGGGCTTACTATCAGGACTTCTAGACATTGGGTTCTTCCTCCTAGGCCTAAACCGGGTAGGAAGCCTAATCATTACGATTCTAAGAGGGGAAGTAAGTCTGCCTCACCTCCACCGCCTAAGAAGATTGCCAGTCCCATTTCTGCGAAGAAAGAGGCGAACAAATTACCTATCAGGAACCTTAGTGTTCCATTGAAAACTCCTGCTCAGctgcaacagcagcaacaacaacaacagcagcagcagcagccaGTCACTGTGAAGAAACAGACCAAAACTGCGctcaagaaagaaattcaGCACATCAAGGTAGAAAACTCTAAGTTGAAGCAGGAACTGGGGCAATTGGTTGGCAATTTGCaggctttgaaaaaacagTATACTCCGCCATTAGAGACCGGtacaaggaaaagacatcatttggatgattCGACTTCTGCGTTTTTGAAATTCGAGGACGACGAAGAGGAGTGCAGAATGCAGGAGTCAGTGGCATTTCCTCCTTTATTGGTCACAAATGCAAAAATGAATTTGACctcttcaatgtcttcTTGTAAGACCATCGCTACGGATGACGAAGATATATTGACAATGTCGTCCTCGACACCAAATTCACTTGTATCTTCTGATTTACAACATTCGTCGTCGTTAtcatcagcttcttcgTTGAATTTGAATCATGCGCAGCATCCTCCACTAAAGCAGTCGTCTAATGATTCTCAACTGAAGTTCTTGGACGATTATGAGCAAATGGAGTTTTACGACAAATACATGAGGATGGATTTAAATCTGCCCTCACAGCAAGTCGATGATAGCTACCTGGTCGCTCTGGATTCgatcaaggaagaagaaaccgaTTTTAAATTCACACAGACGAACCAAGAtcacctttctttcttgggcAATCAGAGTGTAACGGTAGATGATCAGAGTgacaatcttttctttgcTGTAAAGGAAGAACCCAATGATGATGCAAAACTCTTCCAGGAGTTCAATGACGAAAGCCAGCCCACAACGACTACGACCACAACGACAAACTCAACTTTAACGAATTTTTACATGCCTCCATCACTAGAAgaattgatggatgaacaagatggaggtttgaaaaacttCTCCAATGTAACCAATAATTTGGCAAATGACGAGATTAACGACTATCGGGATGACTTTGATATGTTGAAAGTGGAAGTATTTGATATGATATAA
- the SNZ1 gene encoding pyridoxine biosynthesis protein SNZ1 (similar to Saccharomyces cerevisiae SNZ1 (YMR096W); ancestral locus Anc_2.465) translates to MSEFKIKSGLAQMLKGGVIMDVVTPEQAIIAEKAGACAVMALERIPADMRKSGQVCRMSDPKMIKEIMAAVSIPVMAKVRIGHFVEAQILEALEVDYIDESEVLTPADWTNHIKKHDFKVPYVCGAKDLGEALRRINEGAAMIRTKGEAGTGDVSEAVQHINKIRGEIALYKETLKTDEELAEKAKELRVPKELLKEVLDLGKLPVVNFAAGGVATPADAALLMQLGCEGVFVGSGIFKSSNPERLARAIVEATTHYQDPKKLLEVSSDLGEMMGGVAVESIKQTDKRLAEIGW, encoded by the coding sequence ATGTCTGAGTTTAAGATCAAGAGTGGGTTGGCCCAAATGTTGAAAGGTGGTGTTATCATGGATGTGGTGACACCCGAGCAGGCTATTATTGCTGAGAAAGCTGGTGCTTGTGCAGTTATGGCTTTGGAACGTATTCCAGCTGATATGCGTAAATCTGGTCAAGTGTGTCGTATGTctgatccaaagatgatcaaggaGATCATGGCAGCTGTTAGTATCCCAGTGATGGCTAAAGTCCGTATTGGTCATTTTGTGGAAGCTCAGATCCTTGAGGCTCTTGAAGTTGATTacattgatgaaagtgaagttTTAACTCCAGCCGACTGGACAAACCACATCAAGAAGCATGACTTTAAAGTTCCATACGTTTGTGGTGCCAAGGATCTAGGTGAAGCTCTAAGAAGAATTAACGAAGGTGCCGCTATGATCCGTACCAAGGGTGAAGCTGGTACTGGTGACGTTTCTGAGGCTGTGCAGCACATCAATAAGATCAGAGGTGAGATTGCATTGTACAAggagactttgaagactgatgaagaactaGCTGAAAAGGCAAAGGAACTAAGAGTCCCTAAGGAACTATTGAAAGAAGTTCTAGACCTAGGTAAGCTACCAGTGGTGAACTTTGCCGCCGGTGGTGTTGCTACCCCAGCTGACGCTGCTTTGTTAATGCAATTGGGCTGTGAAGGTGTCTTCGTTGGTTCTGgtatcttcaaatcttctaatCCAGAAAGATTGGCTCGTGCCATCGTCGAAGCTACTACTCATTACCAGGACccaaagaaacttttgGAAGTATCCAGCGATCTAGGTGAGATGATGGGCGGTGTAGCTGTCGAGTCTATCAAGCAAACCGACAAGAGACTAGCTGAAATTGGTTGGTAA
- the SNO1 gene encoding putative pyridoxal 5'-phosphate synthase (similar to Saccharomyces cerevisiae SNO1 (YMR095C); ancestral locus Anc_2.466) — translation MVKCVGVLALQGAFLEHVQHLERCVLEKEYDLKVITVKTPEELSRCDALIIPGGESTAMSLIAQRTGMFPHLRKFVHDPTKATWGTCAGLIYISKELANEKELVQPLELLQVRVRRNAFGRQAQSFIQSCNFSQFIPGCHDFPAVFIRAPVIEKILDEEAVKPLFTLDDGFIVAAAQGNNILATSFHPELAENDSRFHDWFLQQFVLKQ, via the coding sequence ATGGTGAAGTGTGTGGGAGTTTTGGCATTACAAGGAGCATTTTTGGAACATGTTCAACATCTTGAGAGGTGTGTTCTGGAGAAGGAGTACGATCTGAAAGTAATCACGGTGAAGACACCGGAGGAACTTTCTAGATGTGATGCATTGATTATTCCTGGTGGTGAGTCCACTGCTATGTCATTGATTGCACAAAGAACTGGGATGTTCCCTCACTTGCGGAAATTTGTTCATGATCCAACCAAAGCTACTTGGGGTACCTGTGCGGGCTTGATCTATATCTCGAAGGAGTTAGCCAATGAGAAAGAGCTAGTTCAGCCTTTGGAGCTCTTGCAAGTGAGAGTTAGAAGAAATGCATTTGGAAGACAAGCTCAGTCTTTTATTCAATCCTGCAATTTTTCGCAGTTCATACCTGGTTGCCACGATTTCCCGGCAGTCTTTATAAGGGCACCTGTCATTGAGAAGATCCTCGATGAAGAGGCGGTAAAGCCATTATTCACGCTGGATGATGGGTTTATTGTCGCTGCTGCTCAGGGGAATAATATTTTGGCTACATCGTTCCATCCCGAACTTGCGGAGAACGATAGTAGGTTCCACGATTGGTTCCTGCAGCAGTTTGTTCTCAAACAATGA
- the CTF13 gene encoding Ctf13p (similar to Saccharomyces cerevisiae CTF13 (YMR094W); ancestral locus Anc_2.467) — MDVSLFFGLPIDIRRQVYYHLDGNFCKIAPAPVQHLYVDEVIQLSPKTEARSKRQELLFKRYYELFSPYLNIFDYSPSLFDQWLEYSLWLRYDAIVLDCMRINHSYGGSLIGHLDWIYLDDRPRLAYFKNCMLMVWYTLREYARWIIKEEIDDEEADNLNLFGLNLEYLNLDMVKKILNSMKFNDYVMLLSEVFFDQEDEDESDLGEDKMDIDEMSYPMNDLKGIEVIKDLDTMKNLAKISVRGAPLFEALINFHGVRDNPGKTISYMVKKRIMQLELWQISDPSKTGLADFTRWENLRDLRLIKVRSVDLNKFVLPKLCQILILKQVTVMRWWDVESKINELIEGKTTITKLNDFTNERRLDQKTMDPSEIMQCRSIVWQSLKNLNFLKLQNVSEIYGGKIVVPNALYNNSRIQIFPSTSMVNEIIIV; from the coding sequence ATGGATGTTAGCTTATTTTTTGGACTCCCTATTGATATAAGACGACAGGTTTACTATCATTTGGATGGCAATTTTTGTAAAATAGCTCCAGCACCGGTTCAACATCTGTATGTCGATGAAGTAATCCAGTTGAGCCCTAAGACCGAGGCGAGAAGTAAAAGACAGGAGCTGTTATTCAAGAGATATTATGAGCTATTCTCACCATACCTCAATATATTTGATTACTCGCCCTCGTTGTTCGACCAATGGCTAGAGTACTCGCTGTGGCTGAGGTACGATGCAATCGTATTGGATTGCATGAGAATAAATCACAGTTATGGAGGATCACTAATTGGTCATCTAGATTGGATTTACCTGGATGATAGGCCTCGCTTGGcatatttcaaaaattgtaTGTTGATGGTATGGTATACATTACGAGAATATGCACGATGGATTATCAAAGAGGAGATagacgatgaggaagcaGATAATTTGAATCTCTTTGGACTCAATTTGGAGTACCTGAATCTCGATATGGTCAAGAAGATTCTTaattcgatgaaattcAACGATTATGTTATGCTGTTAAGCGAGGTGTTCTTCGAtcaggaagatgaagacgaatCGGATCTGGGAGAAGATAAGATGGACATCGATGAGATGTCTTACCCTAtgaatgatttgaaaggaattgaagTGATTAAAGATTTAGATACTATGAAGAATCTTGCCAAGATTTCAGTGAGAGGTGCGCCTCTGTTTGAAGCGCTGATAAACTTCCATGGTGTAAGAGATAATCCCGGCAAAACGATCAGTTATATGGtcaagaaaagaataatGCAATTGGAACTCTGGCAAATCTCGGATCCCTCAAAAACAGGACTTGCGGACTTCACTAGATGGGAAAATTTGAGAGACTTGAGACTGATCAAAGTGAGATCAGTTGACCTTAACAAATTTGTGCTACCGAAATTGTGTCAAATACTAATTTTAAAGCAAGTTACTGTCATGAGATGGTGGGATGTGGAGTCTAAGATAAATGAATTAATTGAAGGTAAAACTACAATTACAAAGCTCAATGATTTTACAAATGAGAGACGTCTGGATCAAAAAACAATGGATCCCAGTGAAATAATGCAATGTCGATCCATCGTATGGCAAagtctcaaaaatctcaactTTCTGAAATTACAAAATGTGTCAGAAATCTATGGAGGAAAAATTGTGGTACCCAATGCTCTGTATAATAATAGTaggatccaaattttccCTTCAACGTCTATGGTAAATGAGATTATCATTGTTTGA
- the SLD2 gene encoding Sld2p (similar to Saccharomyces cerevisiae SLD2 (YKL108W); ancestral locus Anc_2.468): protein MLRDQLKVELKRWEHQFIDQNGRAPGKEDIKKLPEVRKMYKNYAILRKEIAIKPKPVEENSSPIKSATQSSMSANLELGPTPQIHGKAMSIFEMTISPTKTPQVEQPEEVEQSSPTSTIPEDETEHTVLMETSAVRRQLTFDSTAGFLSPTKDSNNHYYGPNSPLKWDREDLKITIRHQSPLKRTPNKRLSATTSFSPSPLVKRPLTRSLMELMKEHEAIVEEFKNNDDAFVVSQEPDNIFTQDDDPIEAGDTKTVKTKRRRILRRQVDPAKDNSVKKDISQELEKLKRQRVNEFLGIDKAEPEPEPSIEDEKQETEEAKAPKKSTKKRNKKYNLVSNNFRRLKLPRKSAANRRWNNRRR, encoded by the coding sequence ATGCTGAGAGATCAGTTGAAAGTAGAACTCAAACGATGGGAGCAccaattcattgatcaaaatgGTAGAGCTCCTGGGAAAGAggatatcaagaagttaCCTGAGGTCAGGAAGATGTACAAGAATTATGCAATACTGCGAAAAGAGATTGCTATTAAGCCCAAACCTGTCGAAGAGAATTCATCACCTATTAAAAGTGCTACGCAGTCATCCATGTCGGCTAATTTGGAATTGGGGCCTACTCCGCAGATTCATGGGAAGGCGATGAGCATCTTTGAGATGACCATTTCGCCGACGAAGACCCCCCAAGTTGAACAGCCAGAAGAGGTTGAACAATCCTCACCAACGAGCACAATACCCGAAGATGAGACTGAGCATACCGTCCTGATGGAGACATCGGCCGTCAGGCGACAACTGACATTTGATTCTACAGCAGGCTTTTTATCGCCTACTAAAGATTCGAACAATCACTACTATGGTCCAAATTCACCATTAAAATGGGATAGAGAGGATCTTAAGATCACAATAAGACATCAATCACCTTTGAAACGCACACCGAATAAGCGGTTGAGTGCCACGACGTCGTTCAGTCCCTCACCTTTAGTAAAGCGGCCGTTGACTAGATCTCTCATGGAGCTCATGAAAGAACACGAGgcaattgttgaagagttcaagaatAATGACGACGCTTTCGTGGTTTCTCAAGAACCAGATAATATATTCACacaagatgatgatccaATCGAAGCAGGCGACACAAAGACAGTGAaaacaaaaagaagaagaatacttCGAAGACAAGTTGATCCTGCAAAGGACAATTCTGTGAAAAAGGATATATCACAGGAGCTCGAAAAATTGAAACGGCAACGGgtcaatgaatttttggGAATTGATAAAGCTGAGCCAGAGCCAGAACCGTCtattgaggatgagaaacaagaaacagaagaagctaaagCTCCCAAGAAATCCAcaaaaaagagaaataaGAAGTACAACCTTGTTAGTAACAATTTTAGAAGGCTTAAGCTTCCCAGAAAATCGGCTGCTAACCGTCGGTGGAATAATAGACGAAGATAG
- the UTP15 gene encoding snoRNA-binding rRNA-processing protein UTP15 (similar to Saccharomyces cerevisiae UTP15 (YMR093W); ancestral locus Anc_2.469): MSSSRQRIVTSKAPLLPQQTTPEQRYWRQYSSAQLVKEHNSVTHISFNPQHPHDFAVTSSTRVQLFSSSTRQVIKTFSRFKDVVYSASFRSDGKLLCAGDATGLVSVYDSYNPRTLLLSINASSHPTHVTKFHTQDSKTLVTASDDRITRVWDISHAYEPQLKLSGASDYVRTACFVPSAPHLVMTGSYDGFLRLYDTRASGATPVYSLNHDQPVENVTSISPTQVVSCGGSNFKVWDLTSNKKLHERGNFNKTVTCLDYVENFDCPSESALIASSLDGHVKVFDPLDNYKVKFGWKFSGAVLSCALSPGGAQGNRHLIAGLSSGLLAIRTKTKEKKTAKAEPSMPISKKSNNFERMMRGSEYQGDQEHIIHNDKMKQQRRVRAFERNINQFKWSEALDSAFVPGMAKELTLTALQELGKRGKIRVALYGKDESSLEPLLNWCLKGLEDVRAAPVIADWIVVVIELYGDLLENSPVLQEMVLDLRNKVRQEVYKAKEAQKIEGMLQLLTS, translated from the coding sequence ATGTCATCGTCAAGGCAAAGAATTGTTACCTCTAAGGCGCCGCTTTTGCCACAGCAAACGACCCCAGAGCAGAGATATTGGCGTCAATACTCTTCAGCACAGCTAGTCAAGGAACATAACAGTGTTACACACATTTCATTCAATCCACAACATCCGCATGATTTTGCAGTGACCTCTTCTACCAGGGTGCAACTTTTCTCGTCTAGTACTAGGCAAGTTATCAAGACTTTCTCCAGATTTAAAGATGTCGTGTACTCAGCATCATTCCGTAGTGATGGTAAGCTGTTATGTGCAGGTGATGCAACTGGTCTGGTTTCGGTTTACGATAGTTACAATCCAAGAACACTTCTTCTATCGATAAATGCATCCTCTCATCCAACACATGTCACCAAATTTCACACACAGGACAGTAAGACGTTGGTTACTGCAAGTGATGATAGAATCACAAGAGTCTGGGATATCTCACATGCTTATGAACCACAATTGAAACTTAGTGGAGCTTCGGATTATGTTCGTACAGCTTGTTTTGTTCCATCAGCTCCCCATTTGGTCATGACAGGTTCTTATGATGGATTTTTAAGACTTTATGACACAAGAGCTAGTGGGGCGACTCCAGTTTACTCTTTAAATCACGACCAACCGGTCGAGAATGTTACTTCGATCTCACCAACTCAAGTGGTCTCCTGTGGTGGGTCCAATTTTAAAGTTTGGGATCTGACAAGTAATAAGAAGTTACATGAACGTGGTAATTTTAACAAAACCGTTACATGTTTGGATTATGTGGAGAATTTTGACTGTCCAAGCGAATCAGCGCTAATTGCATCATCTTTAGATGGCCATGTAAAGGTATTTGATCCACTAGATAACTACAAGGTCAAGTTCGGTTGGAAGTTTTCCGGGGCAGTTCTAAGTTGTGCTTTGTCACCAGGTGGAGCACAAGGTAATAGGCATCTGATAGCGGGGCTCTCATCCGGTTTGTTGGCTATCAGAACAAAGAcaaaggagaagaagacagCAAAAGCCGAGCCTTCGATGCCCATCTCCAAAAAGAGCAACAATTTCGAGAGGATGATGCGTGGTTCAGAATACCAAGGTGATCAAGAACATATAATTCATAATGATAAAATGAAACAGCAGCGCCGAGTACGTGCTTTCGAAAGAAATATAAATCAATTCAAATGGAGTGAGGCACTAGACAGCGCTTTTGTTCCGGGCATGGCTAAAGAATTGACTTTGACTGCATTGCAAGAACTTGGCAAGCGTGGTAAGATCCGCGTTGCGCTATATGGTAAGGACGAATCGTCATTGGAGCCGCTATTGAATTGGTGCCTGAAGGGCCTAGAAGATGTGAGGGCGGCTCCAGTGATAGCAGACTGGATCGTCGTTGTTATAGAACTGTATGGTGACCTGCTGGAAAATTCTCCCGTTCTACAGGAGATGGTCCTGGATCTGAGAAACAAAGTAAGGCAAGAAGTCTATAAGGCTAAAGAGGCCCAGAAGATTGAAGGTAtgcttcaacttttgaCTAGTTAA
- the AIP1 gene encoding Aip1p (similar to Saccharomyces cerevisiae AIP1 (YMR092C); ancestral locus Anc_2.470) has protein sequence MSLIELRSIQPPQPATLRNFTTHLSYDENTNSIAYPCGKSAYVRYLDDSGIVVQFTGHGTANVTVVKFSPIKGSQYVCSGDESGKVIVWGWTYDTDTHAVETIVKSEFQVLAGPITDVSWDFEGRRLCVVGEGRDKFGAFISWDSGNSLGEISGHSQRINACHMKQSRPMRCITVGDDGSVVFYQGPPFKFSASDRTHHDQGKFVRDVQFSPGSGGYAVTVGYDRKIVCFDGKTGEFIKYIEDESEKVEGGIFAVSWVDETRFVTASADATIRLWCAKENKFLQKWVVSGDSVGSQQVGVVSSKNEQIISLSLDGSLNFFKIGENDIIKSMKGHNKGITALAVRPLITGSYDGRIMEWDNIPETMHQDHSNLVVAIDNSEAPKYASISWDDTLKVSDITKYQFEGQPKVASSANNGGTVAVVTDNDYLLIMNSYTGEVLQKKALSEPASAVGITSGLVAVGLERTNAVEVFKASDLEVSYKLPIPLRATPSCISVSPSEGYLAAGDVMGKILLYDLSTKDVKTSRWAFHTSRITAIAWRPSTEDDDEEDLVATASLDTNVFVYSVKRPMRTIKRLNAHKDGVSVVRWEDASTLVSCGSDACIKRWNVIIE, from the coding sequence ATGTCATTGATAGAGTTGAGGTCAATTCAACCTCCACAGCCTGCCACTTTGCGTAATTTCACGACACATTTGTCCTATGACGAAAATACAAATTCTATTGCCTATCCATGTGGTAAATCAGCCTATGTTAGGTATCTGGATGATTCCGGCATAGTTGTTCAGTTTACAGGGCATGGGACAGCGAATGTTACGGTAGTGAAGTTTTCGCCAATCAAGGGCTCCCAGTACGTTTGTTCTGGTGATGAATCTGGTAAAGTGATTGTATGGGGTTGGACGTATGATACGGATACTCATGCTGTGGAAACTATTGTTAAATCAGAGTTCCAGGTTTTAGCTGGTCCTATTACAGATGTGTCGTGGGATTTTGAGGGCAGAAGGCTCTGTGTTGTGGGTGAAGGCCGGGACAAATTTGGCGCATTCATATCGTGGGACTCTGGTAACTCGTTAGGTGAAATATCCGGGCATTCGCAACGTATCAATGCTTGTCATATGAAACAGTCAAGACCGATGAGGTGTATAACTGTTGGAGACGATGGTTCTGTCGTCTTTTACCAGGGACCACCATTCAAATTCTCTGCTAGTGATCGTACGCATCATGACCAAGGGAAATTTGTCAGAGATGTACAGTTCTCGCCAGGTTCAGGTGGATATGCCGTAACGGTTGGCTATGATAGAAAGATTGTGTGCTTTGACGGTAAAACCGGTGAGTTTATCAAGTACATCGAGGATGAGAGTGAAAAAGTGGAAGGTGGTATATTTGCTGTTTCATGGGTCGACGAGACAAGATTTGTCACAGCAAGTGCAGATGCAACTATTAGACTGTGGTGTGCTAAGGAAAACAAATTTTTACAAAAATGGGTAGTGTCGGGGGACTCTGTTGGAAGCCAACAGGTCGGTGTTGTATCCTCAAAGAATGAACAGATAatttcattatcattggatggttctttgaacttctttAAAATCGGCGAGAATGATATAATCAAGTCTATGAAAGGCCATAATAAGGGTATAACAGCATTAGCTGTTCGCCCGCTAATAACCGGTTCTTACGACGGTAGGATTATGGAATGGGATAACATTCCAGAGACGATGCATCAGGatcattcaaatttggTCGTTGCAATTGATAACAGCGAAGCGCCCAAATACGCCAGTATCTCATGGGATGACACTCTCAAAGTGTCAGATATCACAAAATACCAATTCGAAGGACAGCCGAAAGTTGCTAGTTCTGCCAACAACGGTGGAACTGTTGCAGTAGTCACTGATAATGATTACCTATTGATAATGAACAGTTATACTGGGGAAGTCTTGCAAAAGAAGGCGTTGAGTGAACCAGCATCGGCGGTCGGTATAACCAGCGGACTTGTTGCTGTAGGTTTGGAAAGGACCAATGCTGTGGAAGTGTTCAAGGCCTCTGACCTTGAGGTTAGCTACAAATTGCCAATTCCACTGCGTGCAACACCTTCTTGCATTTCAGTATCACCCAGTGAAGGGTACCTGGCCGCCGGTGATGTTATGGGGAAGATTCTACTCTACGATCTTTCTACAAAAGATGTAAAGACGTCCAGGTGGGCATTCCACACCAGTAGAATCACTGCTATAGCATGGAGGCCTTCAacagaagatgacgacgaagaagatctgGTTGCTACAGCTTCGCTCGATACCAATGTATTTGTCTACTCCGTCAAGAGGCCCATGAGGACAATCAAGCGTCTAAATGCGCATAAAGATGGGGTCAGCGTTGTTCGCTGGGAAGATGCAAGTACTTTGGTCAGTTGCGGCTCGGATGCCTGTATCAAGAGGTGGAATGTCATTATTGAATAA
- the NPL6 gene encoding Npl6p (similar to Saccharomyces cerevisiae NPL6 (YMR091C); ancestral locus Anc_2.471) encodes MSEGLEGSPELDARESGHSRSGSERPNYQIDTEGLDLKEEEDDGDEYHEEDELEEEEEEEEEGNQRETVTRGTNEIPKIARRGRPSKRKNREMSQDDNRSETDESRSGSTVPGFMNLKRPRLSYPVDESGAPLPIVNEEYDLPDDPEGETKITKDGDLLGGRQFLVRSFTVSDKGKRKFMLSTEPARAVGFRDSYLFFQYHPNLYKFILSQEQKNDLIDRGVLPYSYRSRQIALVTARSVFKEFGAKIIIGGKNITDDYYSTKLRQEGRVIEGSYAREPLKKNGTRAYEGIEYSVQSVNPAKNAVEFFDRRNPNYINGATATASASKISATNWLYQHAAACSRFNSDMYYDRVRILLIENQGLRDPYTNTLHIPQSTQSSKVLRRNRKPLTETDIRNDCAVLYETKISDPDLTRNKTGLSEVPLDIFDDLVSEEIKTAIIEQQNFEKGIRPQEPKADATPDK; translated from the coding sequence ATGTCAGAGGGATTAGAAGGTAGCCCAGAGTTAGATGCTAGAGAGTCTGGTCACTCGAGGTCCGGCAGCGAACGCCCCAactatcaaattgataCTGAAGGGCtggatttgaaggaagaggaagatgatggAGATGAATATcacgaagaagatgagttggaagaagaagaagaagaagaagaagaaggtaaCCAACGTGAAACTGTGACTCGCGGAACCAACGAAATCCCTAAGATTGCAAGGCGAGGAAGACCGAGtaagagaaagaacagAGAAATGTCCCAGGATGACAACAGATCAGAGACTGATGAATCTAGAAGCGGTTCGACAGTCCCAGGATTTATGAATCTAAAGAGACCGCGTCTTTCTTATCCAGTAGACGAGTCGGGAGCTCCGCTTCCCATTGTGAATGAAGAGTATGATTTACCAGATGATCCCGAGGGTGAGACCAAGATCACTAAGGATGGTGACCTTTTAGGTGGCAGACAGTTTCTAGTGCGATCTTTTACGGTTTCTGACAAGGGTAAGCGTAAGTTTATGCTCTCGACGGAGCCTGCTAGAGCCGTGGGCTTCAGGGATTCCTACCTATTTTTTCAGTACCATCCAAACCTTTACAAATTTATTTTATCACAAGAGCAAAAGAACGATTTGATCGACCGTGGTGTACTGCCTTATTCCTATAGGAGCCGACAAATTGCACTGGTTACCGCCAGAAGtgtcttcaaagagtttggaGCCAAGATTATCATTGGTGGTAAAAACATCACAGACGATTATTACTCTACAAAACTACGCCAGGAAGGTCGCGTTATTGAAGGATCATACGCTAGGGAAccgttgaagaaaaatggtaCGCGTGCCTACGAGGGAATCGAATATTCAGTACAGTCAGTGAATCCTGCAAAGAATGCCGTGGAATTCTTTGACAGGAGAAATCCAAACTATATCAACGGAGCAACCGCTACTGCCTCAGCCAGTAAGATCAGCGCGACAAACTGGCTATACCAACATGCCGCTGCTTGTAGTAGGTTTAACAGCGACATGTACTATGACAGAGTACGGATCCTTCTGATAGAGAATCAAGGTCTGAGAGATCCATACACCAACACTTTGCACATACCTCAGTCGACTCAATCTTCTAAAGTTCTAAGACGTAACAGAAAACCATTAACAGAAACCGATATACGCAATGATTGTGCTGTACTCTATGAAACTAAAATCAGCGATCCCGACTTGACCAGAAACAAGACCGGCTTGTCCGAAGTTCCATTGGATATATTCGACGATCTGGTTAgtgaagagatcaaaaCCGCAATTATCGAGCaacaaaactttgaaaaaggtATAAGACCACAAGAGCCGAAAGCAGACGCTACACCTGATAAATAG